A single Streptomyces mirabilis DNA region contains:
- a CDS encoding ArsR/SmtB family transcription factor: MGHGAVTTAQDAAAQNVTTRVRLDAANVAKVATTLQALSTPSRLLILARLREGPLPATELAAEVGMEQSACSHQLRLLRNLGLVVGERRGRSVVYALHDHHVAELLDQAVYHVEHLRLGLSDASE, from the coding sequence ATGGGTCATGGAGCCGTCACCACCGCGCAGGACGCCGCCGCTCAGAACGTCACCACGCGCGTGCGTCTGGACGCGGCGAATGTCGCGAAGGTGGCCACCACGCTCCAGGCCCTGTCCACCCCCTCACGGCTGCTGATCCTCGCGCGGCTGCGCGAAGGGCCGCTTCCGGCGACGGAGCTGGCCGCCGAGGTGGGCATGGAACAGTCCGCCTGCTCGCACCAGTTGCGGCTGCTGCGCAACCTGGGCCTGGTCGTCGGCGAGCGGCGCGGCCGGTCGGTGGTCTACGCGCTGCACGACCACCATGTCGCCGAACTGCTCGACCAGGCGGTCTACCACGTCGAGCATCTGCGACTCGGCCTCAGCGACGCGTCCGAGTAG
- a CDS encoding NAD(P)-dependent oxidoreductase: MTAGEAPVAVGFVGLGNMGGALAANVLGAGLDLVAHDAAGPRRTPPGAVHAADVAHVVRRAHVVVLSLPDGTASEAVAREIVAAPGRRRTTHVVDTSTIGVNAARSVAALLAESGVSYVDAPVSGGVAGARARTLAVMYAGSDEACARVEPVLAALSDRRHRVGDRPGLAQALKLANNFLAATTLAATSEAIAFGRSVGLDMATMVEVLDGASGRSAATNDKFPNHVLTGRYAAGFTNTLMTKDVQLYLRAVEEEDRPSPIGAATGALWESFAAKEPGADFTRVFPYVEGA; encoded by the coding sequence GTGACGGCCGGGGAAGCACCGGTGGCGGTCGGCTTCGTGGGCCTCGGCAACATGGGCGGGGCCCTGGCGGCGAACGTGCTCGGGGCCGGCCTCGACCTGGTGGCCCACGACGCCGCGGGCCCGCGGCGCACCCCACCGGGTGCCGTCCACGCCGCTGACGTGGCCCACGTCGTCCGACGGGCGCACGTGGTGGTGCTCAGCCTTCCCGACGGCACGGCGTCCGAAGCGGTGGCGCGCGAGATCGTCGCCGCCCCCGGCCGCCGCCGTACCACCCATGTCGTCGACACCTCGACGATCGGGGTGAACGCCGCCCGCTCCGTCGCCGCGCTGCTCGCCGAGAGCGGGGTCTCCTACGTCGACGCCCCGGTGTCCGGCGGTGTGGCGGGCGCCAGGGCCCGCACCCTCGCCGTGATGTACGCCGGGAGCGACGAGGCCTGCGCCCGCGTCGAGCCGGTCCTCGCCGCCCTGAGCGATCGCCGCCACCGGGTGGGCGACCGCCCGGGCCTCGCCCAGGCCCTGAAGCTGGCGAACAACTTCCTGGCGGCCACCACGCTCGCCGCGACCAGCGAGGCGATCGCCTTCGGCAGGTCGGTGGGTCTCGACATGGCGACCATGGTGGAGGTGCTGGACGGGGCCAGCGGGCGCAGCGCCGCGACGAACGACAAGTTCCCGAACCATGTCCTCACGGGCCGCTACGCCGCCGGATTCACCAACACGCTCATGACCAAGGACGTGCAGCTCTACCTGCGCGCCGTCGAGGAGGAGGACCGGCCGTCACCGATCGGGGCGGCCACCGGCGCCCTGTGGGAGAGCTTCGCCGCGAAGGAACCCGGCGCCGACTTCACCCGCGTCTTCCCCTACGTCGAAGGAGCCTGA
- a CDS encoding carboxymuconolactone decarboxylase family protein yields the protein MEETDELRAARAVRRAVLGDAYVDGATAGPDRAGREFQDYVTATAWGVWARGGALSPRDRSLLVMAMTAALGRMDEFRVHASSSPRTGVTDDEIDELLFQISAYCGVPAAVAARRGVKAVRAEREGA from the coding sequence ATGGAAGAGACCGACGAGTTGCGGGCCGCCCGCGCCGTGCGCCGGGCCGTGCTCGGCGACGCCTACGTCGACGGCGCCACCGCCGGCCCCGACCGGGCCGGCCGGGAGTTCCAGGACTACGTCACGGCGACCGCGTGGGGCGTCTGGGCCCGGGGCGGCGCCCTCAGTCCCCGGGACCGGAGCCTGCTGGTGATGGCGATGACGGCGGCGCTGGGCCGGATGGACGAGTTCCGTGTGCACGCGAGCAGTTCACCGCGCACCGGCGTCACCGACGACGAGATCGACGAGCTGCTGTTCCAGATCTCCGCCTACTGCGGCGTTCCCGCCGCAGTCGCCGCCCGGCGCGGCGTCAAGGCCGTACGGGCGGAGCGTGAGGGAGCGTGA